The following proteins are encoded in a genomic region of Amia ocellicauda isolate fAmiCal2 chromosome 6, fAmiCal2.hap1, whole genome shotgun sequence:
- the LOC136751722 gene encoding olfactory receptor 6N1-like, translating into MADANYTVTEFIIVGFPGLQDREFKAILFAVFLTVYLLILMGNFLLICILAADTSLHTPMYLTVCSLAIINITFCTNTVPTMLAVFRSTSYTVSFSACFTQTYFFQALVSTESFNLLLMAYDRYVAICHPLHYPARMTVKFSLQLIVVCWLGGFLTPILPFSLAFTKRFCGPNSVLQCFCDYSGVLRLACGDVLLISYVVLFVALSILLIPLFFIVLSYVKILLSVLSISSSAGRAKAVSTCSSHLLVISVFYLTTAGVFISYRIPGTSVDMRVMGSVIHNVFPALMNPIIYCLRTKEIRGSLVKSLNKNSIFPGSK; encoded by the coding sequence ATGGCTGATGCAAACTACACAGTCACTGAATTCATTATTGTTGGTTTCCCCGGACTGCAGGACAGAGAGTTCAAGGCCATCCTGTTTGCTGTGTTCCTGACAGTCTACCTCCTCATTTTAATGGGGAATTTTCTCCTTATTTGCATACTGGCAGCAGACACAAGCTTGCACACCCCCATGTATCTGACAGTATGTAGTCTGGCCATTATTAACATCACCTTTTGTACAAACACTGTACCCACTATGCTAGCTGTCTTCAGGTCTACTTCTTATACTGTATCCTTCTCAGCATGCTTTACACAGACCTATTTCTTTCAAGCTCTGGTATCTACAGAAAGCTTTAACTTACTGCTCATGGCTTATGACAGGTATGTGGCCATCTGTCACCCACTCCACTACCCAGCCAGGATGACTGTTAAGTTCAGTTTGCAACTCATAGTTGTTTGTTGGCTGGGAGGGTTCCTGACCCCAATCCTACCTTTTAGTCTGGCATTCACAAAGCGGTTCTGTGGACCCAACAGCGTCCTCCAATGCTTCTGTGACTATTCAGGAGTGCTACGCCTGGCCTGTGGAGATGTTCTCTTAATCAGCTACGTTGTCTTATTTGTTGCACTGAGTATTCTCCTCATCCCTCTGTTTTTCATTGTGCTGTCCTATGTGAAGATCCTTCTGTCAGTATTGAGTATCTCCAGCTCAGCAGGAAGAGCCAAGGCCGTGTCCACCTGCAGCTCACACCTGCTGGTCATCTCTGTGTTCTATCTCACGACTGCAGGGGTCTTCATCTCCTACAGGATTCCTGGGACCTCAGTAGACATGCGTGTTATGGGGTCTGTGATTCATAATGTCTTCCCTGCCCTCATGAATCCGATCATCTACTGCCTGAGGACTAAAGAGATCAGGGGCAGCTTGGTGAAAAGCTTGAACAAGAACAGTATCTTCCCAGGTAGCAAGTGA